Proteins from a genomic interval of Nostoc sp. TCL240-02:
- a CDS encoding hydrogenase small subunit — MTNVLWLQGGACSGNTMSFLNAEEPTVCDLIADFGIKVLWHPSLGLELGKDLQTLLWDCISGKIPLDILVFEGSVVNAPNGTGEWNRFADRAMKDWLLDLAKVAQFIVAVGDCATWGGIPAMSPNPSESEGLQFLKRQEGGFLGKDFVSQAGLPVINIPGCPAHPDWITQILVAIATGRIADIAFDELNRPQTFFNTYTQTGCTRNVHFAYKASTAEFGQRKGCLFYDLGCRGPMTHSSCNRILWNRVSSKTRAGMPCLGCTEPEFPFFDLKPGTVFKTQTVMGVPKELPPGVNKKDYALLTMVAKDAAPPWAEEDFFTV; from the coding sequence ATGACTAACGTACTATGGCTACAAGGTGGTGCTTGTTCAGGCAACACCATGTCATTTCTCAATGCTGAAGAACCGACAGTCTGCGATTTAATTGCTGACTTTGGTATCAAGGTACTTTGGCATCCCTCCTTGGGATTAGAACTAGGCAAGGACTTACAAACACTGTTGTGGGATTGCATTTCTGGCAAAATTCCTTTAGATATCTTGGTATTTGAAGGCAGTGTTGTTAACGCCCCCAACGGTACTGGCGAATGGAATCGGTTTGCCGATCGCGCCATGAAAGATTGGTTATTAGACCTTGCCAAAGTTGCTCAATTTATCGTCGCTGTGGGAGACTGTGCAACTTGGGGAGGAATTCCTGCTATGTCACCCAACCCCAGCGAATCAGAAGGTTTGCAATTTCTCAAACGTCAAGAAGGCGGCTTTTTGGGGAAAGATTTCGTATCACAAGCGGGATTACCTGTAATTAATATACCTGGATGTCCCGCCCATCCCGACTGGATTACGCAGATATTAGTTGCGATCGCTACTGGACGCATAGCAGACATTGCTTTCGATGAACTAAATCGTCCCCAAACCTTCTTCAACACCTATACCCAAACAGGTTGTACGCGCAACGTTCACTTTGCCTACAAAGCATCAACCGCCGAATTTGGTCAGCGCAAAGGTTGCTTATTTTATGATTTAGGTTGTCGCGGCCCCATGACTCATTCTTCCTGCAACCGCATCTTATGGAACCGCGTCTCATCCAAAACTCGCGCCGGAATGCCATGTTTAGGTTGCACAGAACCAGAGTTTCCCTTCTTTGACCTCAAACCAGGAACTGTATTTAAAACTCAAACAGTGATGGGAGTTCCCAAAGAATTACCGCCAGGGGTGAACAAAAAAGACTACGCCTTACTCACAATGGTCGCCAAAGACGCAGCACCACCTTGGGCAGAAGAAGACTTTTTTACTGTTTAG
- a CDS encoding nickel-dependent hydrogenase large subunit: MTIQSLDISPVGRVEGDLDVRVDIEHGRVVNAWTHAELFRGFEVILRGKDPQAGLIVTPRICGICGGSHLTSASWALDTAWETEVPRNAILARNLGQIVETIQSIPRYFYGLFAIDLTNKKYRHSRYYDEAVKRFAAFTGKSYELGITISAKPVEIYALLGGQWPHSSYMVPGGVMCAPTLTDITRAWALLEYFRTNWLEPVWLGCSLERYEQIQTYDDFREWLDEDRNHRDSDLGFYWRMGLDIGLDRYGAGVGKYVTWGYLAHEDKYQKPTIEGRNAAMIMKSGVYDSFADTHVLMDQSFTRENTTHSWYDEGTEDIHPSDRTTKPTANNTKDFDNAYSWASAVLHKDFGRLETGPLARQLVAGGQHGESWQHYDPFILDVFKRMGGASIHVRQLARVHEIVKLYRQAEHCLREFKLNDPWYIKPTEKDGKGWGATEAARGSLSHWVEIEGGKIKNYQVIAPGTWNIGPRDGEGIRGPIEEALIGTPIYDSSDPVEVGHVARSFDSCLVCTVHAHDAKTGEELARFRTV; encoded by the coding sequence ATGACAATTCAATCATTAGACATTTCGCCCGTTGGTAGAGTTGAAGGCGATTTAGATGTTCGAGTTGATATTGAACATGGAAGAGTAGTCAACGCTTGGACACATGCTGAATTATTTCGCGGCTTTGAAGTTATCCTACGCGGTAAAGACCCCCAAGCCGGCTTAATTGTCACACCTCGCATTTGCGGAATTTGCGGCGGTTCTCACTTGACATCTGCATCTTGGGCATTAGATACAGCTTGGGAAACAGAAGTTCCCCGCAATGCAATTTTAGCGAGAAATCTCGGTCAAATTGTTGAAACAATTCAAAGCATCCCCCGTTATTTTTATGGTTTGTTTGCCATTGATTTAACCAATAAAAAATACCGCCATAGTCGCTATTATGACGAAGCTGTGAAACGCTTTGCTGCTTTCACTGGTAAATCTTACGAACTCGGTATAACAATTTCCGCGAAACCTGTAGAAATTTATGCACTCTTAGGCGGACAATGGCCTCATTCTAGCTACATGGTTCCCGGCGGCGTGATGTGCGCCCCAACTTTAACAGATATTACCCGCGCTTGGGCACTTCTTGAATATTTCCGCACCAATTGGTTAGAACCAGTGTGGTTGGGTTGTTCTTTAGAACGCTACGAACAAATCCAAACTTATGATGATTTTAGGGAATGGTTAGATGAAGACCGCAATCATCGAGATTCCGACTTAGGTTTTTATTGGCGGATGGGTTTGGATATCGGTCTAGATAGATATGGCGCTGGTGTTGGTAAATATGTAACTTGGGGATATTTAGCCCATGAAGATAAATACCAAAAGCCGACTATCGAAGGGCGAAATGCGGCGATGATTATGAAAAGTGGAGTGTATGACAGCTTCGCAGACACTCACGTTTTAATGGATCAGTCATTTACCCGCGAGAATACAACTCACTCTTGGTATGATGAAGGGACAGAAGATATTCACCCTAGCGATCGCACCACTAAACCCACTGCGAATAATACCAAAGACTTCGATAACGCCTACTCTTGGGCGAGTGCAGTCCTACACAAAGACTTTGGACGTTTGGAAACTGGCCCCTTAGCGCGGCAATTAGTAGCTGGTGGTCAACATGGCGAATCTTGGCAACATTACGATCCCTTCATCCTTGATGTCTTCAAACGGATGGGTGGTGCTAGTATTCATGTGCGTCAGCTTGCACGAGTTCACGAAATTGTCAAGTTATATCGCCAAGCTGAACACTGTTTGCGCGAATTTAAATTAAACGACCCTTGGTATATTAAACCCACAGAAAAAGATGGCAAGGGTTGGGGTGCAACGGAAGCGGCGCGGGGTTCCTTATCTCACTGGGTAGAAATAGAGGGCGGTAAAATTAAAAATTACCAAGTTATTGCCCCTGGTACTTGGAATATCGGGCCTCGTGACGGTGAAGGAATCCGCGGCCCAATTGAAGAAGCGTTAATTGGGACACCCATTTACGATTCTAGCGATCCGGTGGAAGTTGGTCATGTGGCGCGATCGTTTGATTCATGTTTGGTGTGTACAGTTCACGCCCATGATGCTAAGACTGGTGAAGAGTTAGCGCGTTTTCGCACAGTTTAA
- a CDS encoding Uma2 family endonuclease produces the protein MAITLDKAASVNMTLEEFFNYDDGTDALYEFEDGKLLLMTAESEINRRIAMFILVCFVQLGIPAYRLSMKTEIMTTGSRVRVPDLVVFSEELATAMEGAKRSTVMPEMPPPLLVVEGVSPNQSSRDYRYKRSEYAARGIAEYWIVDPIQQRVTVLEWVEGFYEEKVYLGDSALAQLNEVIASLVFADLKLTAVQVLQCH, from the coding sequence ATGGCAATCACATTAGATAAAGCTGCATCTGTAAATATGACTCTTGAGGAGTTCTTTAATTATGACGATGGTACAGATGCTCTCTATGAGTTTGAAGATGGAAAATTGCTTCTGATGACGGCTGAGAGTGAGATAAATCGACGAATTGCCATGTTTATCCTTGTCTGCTTCGTGCAACTGGGTATTCCTGCTTATCGGCTGTCGATGAAAACAGAAATTATGACTACTGGCTCACGGGTGCGCGTTCCTGATTTAGTGGTGTTTTCTGAGGAGTTGGCGACGGCGATGGAGGGGGCTAAACGATCTACGGTAATGCCAGAGATGCCACCGCCGTTACTAGTGGTTGAAGGGGTAAGTCCAAATCAGAGTAGTCGTGATTATCGCTATAAGCGCTCTGAGTATGCCGCACGGGGTATCGCTGAGTATTGGATTGTTGATCCGATACAACAGCGAGTGACAGTTCTGGAATGGGTAGAGGGTTTTTATGAGGAGAAGGTGTATCTAGGAGATAGTGCGTTAGCGCAGCTTAACGAAGTTATCGCTTCACTGGTATTTGCCGATCTAAAGTTGACTGCTGTTCAAGTTTTGCAGTGCCATTAA
- a CDS encoding serine hydrolase — protein sequence MNLKFLAFRKILFAIVFVISLGFAGYLVSDNISQRVIGKSFAKQVISTSTVGKNSQLQTLLNEIVAEEKIPGAVMYISTHNGSWVGASGVNNLSTKTRMKPTDGFSIASMSKTFMAVVVLKLVEQRKIELDRAIATYLPRDITPHIVNSDKITVRQLLNHTSGVAEYLNTKEFIQATAKRSRSQPWTAREAIQYMYQEQPQANPGEKFIYTDCNYILLELIVENITRETLAQAIRSQILKPLGLKHTFTELREPTIGEVATGYSDRNKDGKLDSYAEVNDGNGLGDGGLVSTAEDLAKFAKALFVKKSLLSSKMMKEMLKFKDNGESYSYGLGVERFSSPLETAIGHSGIAYGFTTLLAYLPNQNTTIVVLLNDQGVDIKSIARTGLEVVSNK from the coding sequence ATGAACCTAAAATTTTTGGCTTTCAGAAAAATTTTATTTGCAATAGTATTTGTGATTTCCCTTGGTTTTGCAGGATATCTAGTGAGTGATAACATTAGTCAGAGAGTAATTGGAAAATCTTTTGCTAAACAAGTCATATCTACCTCTACCGTTGGAAAAAATTCTCAGCTACAAACACTTTTAAATGAGATAGTTGCAGAAGAAAAAATCCCTGGTGCTGTAATGTATATTTCTACACATAATGGTTCTTGGGTGGGAGCATCTGGCGTTAATAACTTGTCAACTAAAACTCGGATGAAACCTACAGATGGCTTTTCCATTGCCAGTATGAGTAAAACTTTTATGGCGGTGGTGGTGCTGAAATTAGTAGAGCAAAGGAAGATCGAATTAGATCGGGCGATCGCAACCTACTTACCAAGAGACATCACTCCTCATATTGTCAACAGCGACAAAATTACAGTTCGTCAACTACTCAACCATACCAGTGGTGTTGCTGAATACCTGAATACAAAAGAGTTTATTCAAGCTACTGCCAAAAGAAGCCGCTCACAGCCTTGGACAGCCAGAGAAGCTATTCAGTATATGTACCAGGAACAACCGCAGGCAAATCCTGGAGAAAAATTTATTTATACTGATTGCAACTACATTCTTTTAGAACTGATCGTTGAAAATATAACTAGGGAAACTCTCGCACAAGCAATCCGCAGTCAGATTTTAAAACCATTAGGATTAAAACACACCTTTACAGAATTGCGCGAACCGACAATTGGAGAAGTAGCTACAGGTTATAGCGATCGCAATAAGGATGGTAAGCTAGATAGCTACGCCGAAGTCAATGATGGCAACGGTTTAGGAGATGGTGGATTAGTTTCAACAGCAGAGGATTTAGCCAAGTTTGCTAAAGCGTTATTTGTCAAAAAAAGCTTACTTTCCTCAAAGATGATGAAAGAAATGCTGAAATTTAAAGATAATGGCGAAAGCTATAGTTATGGGTTAGGTGTAGAACGGTTCTCATCTCCTTTGGAAACAGCAATTGGCCATAGTGGTATAGCTTATGGCTTCACAACATTGCTGGCATATCTCCCCAATCAAAATACCACTATAGTAGTGCTGCTAAACGATCAGGGTGTTGATATTAAATCAATAGCTAGGACAGGTTTAGAGGTCGTCAGTAATAAATGA
- the fdhD gene encoding formate dehydrogenase accessory sulfurtransferase FdhD, whose amino-acid sequence MPTKSKTKATVWVVEKGQVRPRLDHLTTEEPLEIRLVPFQKTVAVTMRTPGADFELAAGFLYSEGVVSRREDIRRISYCVDELVDGEQRHNIVNVELRDGLIPDLQPLERHFYTSSACGVCGKASLEALRLRGCPVIPSGPTVTPEVVYSLPDKLRAAQGIFTATGGLHAAAIFDTQGNLLNLWEDVGRHNALDKLIGTAFLSDELPLNNCIVLVSGRSSFEILQKSTTAGVPIVCSVSAPSSLAVSVAKEFGITLIGFLRGERFNIYTGLQRINAV is encoded by the coding sequence ATGCCAACTAAAAGCAAAACCAAAGCCACTGTTTGGGTAGTGGAAAAAGGTCAAGTACGGCCTCGTTTAGATCATCTCACTACTGAGGAACCTTTAGAAATTCGTCTTGTTCCTTTCCAAAAGACAGTAGCTGTAACAATGCGGACACCAGGTGCGGATTTTGAACTAGCAGCTGGTTTCCTCTACAGTGAAGGAGTCGTTAGCCGCAGAGAAGATATCCGACGGATCAGCTACTGCGTTGATGAATTAGTAGATGGTGAGCAACGCCATAATATTGTAAATGTAGAATTGCGGGATGGGTTGATTCCAGATTTACAGCCTTTGGAGCGTCATTTTTATACTAGTAGCGCCTGTGGGGTGTGTGGTAAAGCTAGCCTTGAGGCTTTGCGTCTGCGAGGATGTCCAGTGATTCCTTCTGGCCCGACAGTAACACCTGAGGTTGTATACAGCCTACCTGATAAGCTCCGGGCTGCTCAAGGTATCTTCACAGCTACAGGAGGTTTGCACGCTGCGGCTATCTTCGATACTCAAGGTAATTTGTTAAACTTGTGGGAGGATGTTGGACGACACAATGCTTTGGATAAATTGATTGGTACAGCTTTTCTCAGTGACGAATTGCCTTTAAATAATTGTATTGTCCTGGTCAGTGGACGCTCAAGTTTTGAAATTTTGCAAAAGTCTACAACTGCTGGAGTTCCCATTGTTTGTTCTGTTTCTGCTCCCAGTAGTTTGGCGGTATCTGTAGCCAAAGAATTCGGGATTACCTTAATTGGATTTCTGCGGGGAGAACGATTTAATATTTACACTGGTTTGCAAAGAATTAACGCTGTTTAA
- the pnuC gene encoding nicotinamide riboside transporter PnuC, which yields MFTNQLLDALTTIMSFTAMWLMVQKRIESWYYWLIVDVIGIWLYYVKEVKFIAFLYVTLLLIAINGSISWLKTAKIRD from the coding sequence TTGTTTACGAATCAGCTCTTAGATGCACTCACAACAATCATGAGTTTTACTGCTATGTGGCTCATGGTACAAAAAAGGATTGAAAGCTGGTATTACTGGCTCATCGTTGATGTTATTGGTATTTGGTTGTACTACGTTAAAGAAGTTAAATTTATTGCTTTTTTGTATGTAACTTTGCTGTTGATAGCAATTAACGGTTCAATATCTTGGCTAAAGACAGCTAAAATACGGGATTGA
- a CDS encoding IS5 family transposase (programmed frameshift), protein MSRLPAIENPQRKPYPSDLSDAEWLIIKPFLPKPKGFGHPVEVDLREILNAIFYVQRTGCQWEMLPHDLPPYTTVYGYFQKWQRKGIWQKIHDQVRHQLRQDLGRDEHSSVAIADSQSVKTTGKKGEVYGFDGGKKVKGRKRHIVVDSQGLLIGVLVTEANASERLGAVVVLHESAQELSKLEVVWVDQGYSGENFAQAVKQVCGEQVRVEVIERISKTFERLPKRWIVERTFGWLNRFRRLSKDYELYTEISEAMIYGSLIRLMVKRMAA, encoded by the exons ATGAGCCGTCTACCTGCGATTGAAAATCCACAGCGTAAACCCTACCCAAGTGATTTAAGCGATGCCGAATGGTTAATTATCAAGCCCTTTCTACCAAAACCTAAAGGGTTTGGGCATCCTGTAGAAGTAGATTTACGAGAAATTTTGAATGCTATTTTCTATGTGCAACGTACCGGGTGTCAGTGGGAAATGCTACCCCATGATCTTCCACCTTACACAACAGTATACGGCTACTTTCAGAAATGGCAGCGCAAAGGAATATGGCAGAAAATTCACGACCAAGTGCGCCATCAACTGCGACAAGATTTGGGCAGAGACGAACACTCTAGCGTTGCGATCGCCGATTCTCAGTCAGTGAAGACAACGG GAAAAAAAGGGGAAGTCTACGGTTTCGATGGTGGTAAGAAAGTTAAAGGCCGTAAGCGACATATAGTTGTGGATTCTCAAGGTTTGTTGATTGGCGTTTTAGTGACTGAAGCTAATGCGTCGGAACGTTTGGGGGCTGTGGTTGTACTCCATGAATCGGCTCAGGAATTGTCTAAATTGGAAGTTGTTTGGGTAGATCAAGGCTATTCTGGTGAAAACTTTGCTCAAGCTGTCAAGCAAGTTTGCGGAGAACAGGTTCGTGTTGAGGTGATTGAGAGAATATCGAAAACATTTGAACGATTACCCAAGCGGTGGATTGTGGAAAGGACATTCGGCTGGCTCAATCGATTTCGGCGTTTGAGCAAGGATTATGAGTTGTACACAGAGATCAGTGAAGCCATGATTTACGGCTCATTGATTCGTCTGATGGTAAAACGAATGGCAGCTTAA
- a CDS encoding adenylyltransferase/cytidyltransferase family protein, whose translation MAGTCGLTLGKYAPLHKGHQLVIETALAEMDEVLVIIYECPEVTAIPLTVRANLLRQIYPQIQVIEAWDGPTELGDTPEIKKKHEDYILKQLESKKITHFYCSEFYGEHVSQALVAVNRLVDCDRKTFPISGTQVRTDTYAFREYLHPDVYRDLILVKFCRFDIVHRVKLF comes from the coding sequence ATGGCTGGTACATGCGGACTCACGCTTGGAAAATACGCACCTCTCCACAAAGGACATCAATTGGTGATTGAAACTGCTTTAGCAGAGATGGATGAAGTGCTGGTGATAATTTATGAGTGTCCAGAGGTGACTGCGATTCCTTTAACCGTTCGAGCTAACTTGCTGCGTCAAATTTATCCCCAAATCCAGGTAATTGAAGCTTGGGATGGTCCAACGGAGCTTGGTGACACTCCTGAGATTAAGAAAAAGCACGAAGATTACATCCTGAAACAACTGGAATCAAAAAAAATTACTCACTTTTACTGTAGTGAATTTTACGGTGAACACGTAAGCCAGGCACTAGTAGCAGTTAATCGACTTGTGGATTGCGATCGCAAAACTTTTCCAATTTCAGGAACGCAAGTCAGAACAGACACTTACGCATTTCGGGAGTATTTACATCCTGATGTATATCGCGATCTGATTCTAGTAAAGTTTTGCAGATTCGATATAGTCCACCGCGTAAAATTGTTTTGA
- a CDS encoding RluA family pseudouridine synthase produces MVVLHALSDFIDCDFAVSDLSPSYWYEGRCLQSDVGVARRRHRLRLPRTSMSEAIANGLMQQLANNDCYSREGKMYGILLVELPNGEQRVLKAFSGLLNGCNIVEGWVPPIPGRDEVALEEARTLAELDKIKQEILCLKQLTERQQYETLSDEFERQLQAMSDRHRHCKHQRQEKRQQICNTLTPEALAIALEQLDEESRQQGIERKQLKRQQNEVLQPLQRFIAATDARISELKQQRKALSRQLQAQMQATYSLTNFSGRSLSLQQLMPGGSPTGTGDCCAPKLLHYAATHNLKPLAMAEFWWGVSSVNQDKIPGEFYGACIERCQPLMGFLLSGLRLNPPAPFPRREGREVTLPIIYEDEWLIAVNKPAGLLSVPGRYRDRQDSVLSRLRHLLPDGMMLTSVHRLDQETSGILLLARDRQTHKQLSQQFQQRQVHKVYEAILSGVAIAEQGVIDLPLWGDPENRPYQKVDWQNGKPSLTQFQVMAREQDYTRLEFTPLTGRTHQLRVHAADVRGLGIAILGDRLYGCDAVTSRLHLHARELHIEHPQFKKTLYLKAITPF; encoded by the coding sequence ATGGTAGTTCTGCACGCACTTTCAGATTTCATCGACTGCGATTTTGCTGTCAGCGATTTATCTCCGAGTTATTGGTACGAAGGGCGTTGTCTCCAAAGTGACGTAGGCGTAGCCCGTCGTAGACATCGCTTAAGATTACCCCGCACTTCAATGTCCGAAGCGATCGCTAACGGACTCATGCAACAGCTTGCAAACAATGACTGTTATTCTCGTGAGGGCAAGATGTATGGAATACTTTTGGTGGAACTGCCTAATGGCGAACAACGTGTGCTGAAAGCCTTTTCCGGTCTTTTAAATGGTTGCAATATTGTTGAAGGTTGGGTTCCACCAATTCCAGGACGAGACGAAGTTGCTTTAGAGGAAGCCCGCACTTTAGCTGAGTTGGATAAGATCAAACAGGAAATTCTTTGTTTGAAGCAACTAACCGAACGTCAGCAGTATGAAACCCTATCTGATGAATTTGAGCGACAGTTGCAAGCAATGAGCGATCGCCATCGTCATTGCAAACACCAACGACAGGAAAAACGTCAACAAATCTGCAATACGCTCACTCCAGAAGCACTCGCGATCGCCCTTGAACAACTCGACGAAGAAAGTCGTCAGCAGGGAATTGAGCGAAAACAACTTAAACGCCAGCAAAATGAAGTATTACAGCCCCTCCAGCGTTTCATAGCAGCAACAGATGCGCGAATTAGCGAACTGAAACAACAGCGTAAAGCCCTATCCCGTCAATTACAAGCTCAGATGCAAGCTACCTACAGTCTGACTAATTTTTCCGGGCGATCGCTATCATTACAGCAATTGATGCCAGGAGGTTCGCCCACTGGCACAGGTGACTGTTGTGCCCCAAAATTGCTCCATTATGCGGCAACACATAATTTAAAACCACTAGCAATGGCAGAGTTTTGGTGGGGTGTGTCTTCAGTAAATCAGGATAAAATTCCGGGAGAATTTTATGGCGCGTGTATCGAACGATGTCAGCCATTGATGGGGTTTTTGCTCTCAGGGTTAAGACTTAACCCCCCAGCCCCCTTCCCTCGCAGGGAAGGGAGAGAAGTCACTTTACCCATTATTTATGAAGACGAATGGTTAATTGCTGTAAACAAACCTGCTGGGTTACTTTCGGTACCTGGACGTTATCGCGATCGCCAAGATAGTGTTTTGAGTCGCTTACGTCATCTGTTACCGGATGGGATGATGCTTACATCTGTGCATCGCCTAGATCAGGAAACTTCTGGGATTTTGTTATTAGCACGTGATCGCCAAACCCATAAGCAACTCAGCCAGCAGTTTCAGCAACGCCAAGTTCACAAGGTTTATGAAGCTATACTTTCCGGTGTTGCGATCGCTGAACAAGGTGTAATTGACTTGCCATTATGGGGAGATCCTGAAAATCGCCCTTATCAAAAAGTTGATTGGCAAAATGGTAAACCCAGCTTGACACAATTCCAGGTAATGGCAAGAGAACAAGATTACACCCGCTTAGAATTTACACCGCTAACAGGACGCACCCATCAATTGAGGGTTCATGCGGCTGATGTGCGAGGACTTGGGATTGCTATTTTAGGCGATCGCCTTTATGGATGCGATGCAGTCACCAGTCGCTTACATCTACACGCTAGAGAACTTCATATTGAGCATCCACAGTTTAAAAAAACCTTGTATCTAAAAGCAATTACGCCCTTTTGA
- a CDS encoding LLM class flavin-dependent oxidoreductase has product MPIEFIGMIGTRQISELNGPKVAITGGSIDPAYVRKFAQAHENGGFDRVLVGYGSTGPDSLTVAAFAAAATERLKFLIAHRPGFVAPTLFARKTATLDHFTNGRIAVHIITGGSDAEQQRDGDWLDHDTRYRRTDEYLNIVRRVWVSNTPFDYEGKFYRVKDAYSDVKPLQQPHIPVYFGGASGAAVPVGAKHSDVYAMWGEPIAAIKERIREVKAVTPPGRSLRFSVSLRPILGDTEEKAWQRAHSILSRVKEIRAAKTDNQPPLTPYLNSARPQAVGSSRLLQFAQESEIFDKRLWTPIAAATGAYGNTTALVGTPEQVAESLVDYYDAGVTTLLIRGFDPL; this is encoded by the coding sequence ATGCCAATTGAATTTATTGGAATGATTGGAACGCGACAAATATCTGAGTTAAATGGACCGAAAGTTGCAATCACGGGCGGTTCTATAGATCCTGCTTATGTTCGCAAATTTGCTCAAGCACATGAAAATGGTGGCTTTGATCGCGTCCTGGTTGGTTATGGCTCAACTGGCCCCGATAGCTTAACTGTGGCAGCGTTTGCGGCGGCTGCAACAGAACGGTTGAAGTTTTTAATCGCTCATCGCCCTGGTTTCGTGGCTCCTACGCTTTTTGCACGCAAGACAGCAACTTTGGATCATTTTACTAATGGTCGCATCGCCGTACACATTATTACAGGTGGCAGCGATGCTGAACAACAACGCGATGGTGATTGGCTTGACCATGATACTCGCTATCGCCGTACAGATGAGTACCTTAATATTGTGCGCCGAGTGTGGGTGAGTAATACTCCCTTCGACTATGAGGGCAAATTCTATCGGGTGAAAGATGCTTACTCAGATGTGAAGCCTCTGCAACAGCCCCATATACCTGTGTACTTTGGGGGTGCTTCTGGTGCCGCAGTACCTGTGGGTGCAAAGCACAGTGATGTGTACGCTATGTGGGGAGAACCCATTGCAGCAATTAAAGAACGGATACGTGAAGTAAAAGCTGTAACACCACCAGGGCGATCGCTACGGTTCAGTGTATCTTTGCGGCCAATCTTGGGTGATACTGAGGAAAAGGCTTGGCAACGGGCACATTCAATTCTGTCGCGTGTTAAAGAAATTCGGGCGGCAAAAACAGACAATCAACCACCCTTAACTCCCTACTTGAATTCAGCACGTCCGCAAGCAGTAGGTTCCAGTCGTTTATTACAGTTTGCCCAAGAAAGCGAAATTTTCGATAAGCGCTTGTGGACTCCAATTGCTGCCGCTACTGGTGCTTATGGTAATACTACCGCCCTGGTTGGTACGCCGGAGCAAGTAGCAGAGTCCCTTGTGGATTACTATGATGCTGGAGTAACGACTCTATTGATTCGAGGATTTGATCCATTATGA
- a CDS encoding RRXRR domain-containing protein, translating to MTKVFILDANQEPLYPVRISHARLLLSQGKATVFQRYPFTIILKESLSNLKLEQLGFKIHPSIKITRN from the coding sequence ATGACTAAAGTATTCATTCTCGATGCCAACCAAGAACCGTTGTATCCAGTACGCATCAGCCATGCTAGGCTGCTATTGTCACAAGGTAAAGCTACTGTATTTCAGCGATATCCCTTTACCATCATTTTGAAGGAGTCTTTATCTAATTTAAAACTTGAGCAACTTGGCTTCAAAATTCACCCTAGTATTAAAATCACTCGTAATTGA
- a CDS encoding class II aldolase/adducin family protein, whose amino-acid sequence MSRYSRPQVPVFERVEDERLHRKQRLAAAFRLFGKFGFSEGIAGHITARDPEFTDHFWVNPLGTYFGHIRVSDLILVNREGEVVKGDAEVNRAAFAIHSQIHEARPDVIAAAHAHSLYGKAWSSLGRLLDPLTQDSCAFYEDHALFDDFTGVVLETSEGQRLAQALGPKKAIILRNHSILTVGQTVDEAAFWYISLERSCQAQLLAEAAGRPTIIKHETARLTQTQVGSRISGWFSFQPLYDRIVREEPDLLN is encoded by the coding sequence ATGTCTAGGTATAGTAGACCACAAGTCCCTGTATTCGAGCGAGTTGAAGACGAACGCCTGCACCGCAAGCAACGCCTAGCCGCAGCCTTTCGCCTATTTGGTAAATTTGGTTTCAGCGAAGGAATCGCAGGCCATATTACGGCTCGCGATCCAGAATTTACAGACCATTTTTGGGTCAATCCATTAGGAACATACTTCGGTCATATCCGAGTTTCTGACCTGATATTAGTTAACAGAGAAGGTGAGGTGGTTAAAGGCGATGCTGAAGTGAATCGAGCTGCTTTCGCCATCCATTCTCAGATTCATGAAGCTCGACCTGATGTCATCGCGGCGGCTCACGCTCATTCACTTTATGGTAAAGCCTGGTCTAGTTTAGGTCGTCTCCTTGACCCCTTGACACAAGATTCATGTGCTTTTTACGAAGATCATGCGCTGTTTGACGATTTCACTGGTGTGGTTTTAGAAACTTCTGAAGGTCAACGACTGGCGCAAGCCTTGGGGCCAAAGAAAGCCATAATTCTCCGTAACCACAGCATTTTAACTGTGGGACAGACGGTAGATGAAGCAGCCTTTTGGTACATTAGTTTAGAGCGATCGTGCCAAGCCCAACTGCTGGCAGAAGCTGCGGGTAGACCTACTATTATCAAACACGAAACAGCCCGTTTGACACAAACTCAAGTGGGGTCACGTATAAGTGGGTGGTTCAGTTTCCAGCCGCTTTACGACAGAATTGTACGTGAAGAACCTGATTTGCTGAATTAA